Proteins co-encoded in one Flavobacteriaceae bacterium MAR_2009_75 genomic window:
- a CDS encoding fatty-acyl-CoA synthase, producing MEGLIMDYPLTTTTILKYGNNAFKHKKVISHLPDGSRHEYTFGDLYKRCKQLANALINKLGVDKGDIIGTFAWNHYQHVELYYGIPGIGAICHTINIRLSLQQIEFIINHSEDKVIFVDASLVPLLEKIADKLETVEHYIVINAPKKFSTSLLNVIHYEDLLENQLEEYEWPVLNENDACGMCYTSGTTGLPKGVLYTHRSTYLHALTISTPNAANYNSSDIVLLIVPQFHVMAWGYPYLCLITGSDMVLPSSHLQPEAIISILHEEKVTKANGVPTIWMGVYEEMKKNPPNPKLALQEYLVGGSALPASLIKNMEDDFGIRGVQAWGMTETSPLGTVSRLQTHHEQLSEEKKIQIRAKQGIEFPGIEMRIIGNDGSVAERDGKTMGELQVKGAWVIKSYFKTNNRDNFTKDGWFRTGDVSTVDDYGYMQITDRTKDLIKSGGEWISSVALESALMSHPKIKEAAVIAIPDEKWAERPLALIVKATAEELLSNEELKEFLSRDFANYQIPDKYIFANQIPRTSVGKFDKKEIRRRYAQGKL from the coding sequence ATGGAAGGATTGATAATGGATTACCCGCTCACGACCACCACTATTCTTAAATATGGAAACAATGCCTTTAAACATAAAAAAGTAATCAGCCACCTACCCGATGGCTCAAGACATGAATATACTTTTGGTGATCTCTACAAGCGCTGTAAACAACTGGCCAATGCTCTGATTAATAAACTAGGGGTTGACAAAGGTGATATTATAGGCACCTTTGCATGGAACCATTATCAGCACGTTGAACTATACTATGGCATACCAGGTATCGGCGCTATTTGTCATACCATAAACATTAGGCTTTCATTGCAACAGATTGAATTTATCATCAACCATTCTGAAGATAAGGTAATTTTTGTCGATGCCTCTCTCGTACCCTTATTGGAAAAAATTGCAGATAAGCTAGAGACAGTAGAGCATTATATCGTAATCAATGCTCCAAAGAAGTTCAGCACTTCTTTATTGAATGTTATACACTACGAAGATTTACTAGAGAACCAATTAGAAGAATATGAATGGCCGGTACTAAACGAAAACGATGCTTGTGGCATGTGCTACACTAGTGGCACAACAGGTTTACCAAAAGGAGTGCTTTACACACACCGTTCGACCTACCTGCACGCCCTTACGATTTCCACACCAAATGCGGCCAACTACAATAGCTCTGATATTGTTCTGCTCATCGTACCACAATTTCATGTTATGGCCTGGGGCTATCCGTATTTATGTTTGATTACCGGATCTGATATGGTCTTACCGTCTTCCCATTTACAGCCCGAAGCGATTATTTCTATTTTGCACGAAGAGAAGGTTACCAAGGCCAATGGTGTACCCACAATCTGGATGGGTGTTTACGAGGAAATGAAGAAAAATCCACCCAATCCGAAATTAGCATTGCAAGAGTATTTAGTGGGTGGCTCGGCATTACCCGCGAGTCTCATTAAGAATATGGAAGATGATTTTGGTATTCGTGGTGTACAAGCATGGGGAATGACAGAAACTTCACCGCTAGGCACCGTAAGCCGTTTACAGACTCATCATGAGCAATTAAGTGAAGAAAAAAAGATACAGATAAGAGCCAAGCAGGGCATAGAATTTCCAGGTATTGAAATGCGTATTATCGGTAATGACGGTTCCGTAGCCGAACGCGACGGTAAGACAATGGGAGAACTTCAGGTTAAAGGTGCTTGGGTCATTAAATCTTACTTTAAAACTAATAATCGGGACAATTTTACTAAGGATGGATGGTTTAGAACCGGCGATGTAAGCACAGTAGATGATTACGGGTACATGCAAATTACAGACCGAACAAAAGATTTGATAAAGAGCGGGGGTGAGTGGATATCTAGCGTAGCTCTTGAATCTGCATTGATGTCACACCCAAAAATAAAGGAAGCTGCGGTAATTGCCATTCCTGATGAGAAATGGGCCGAACGGCCTCTAGCACTAATTGTCAAGGCCACTGCCGAAGAACTTTTATCTAACGAAGAACTGAAAGAATTTTTATCACGGGATTTTGCCAATTATCAAATACCTGACAAGTATATATTCGCCAATCAGATACCACGCACTAGCGTTGGAAAATTTGATAAAAAAGAAATCAGAAGACGTTACGCCCAAGGTAAACTATAA
- a CDS encoding 6-phosphogluconate dehydrogenase, with protein sequence MEGKYDFGLVGLGVMGRNFILNVADNGFSAFGHDLDAEKVKALKEEGGHEATVNASTSIKTFVQALKQPRKIMLLVPAGKIVDSVIESLLPHIDRGDIIIDGGNSFFTDTDRREEYLQEKAINFFGAGVSGGAKGARLGPSIMPGGSKSAYAHIKPIFEAVSAKYNGEPCVAYLGPKSSGNYVKMVHNGIEYGLMQLTSEIYDLLKKAGGYTNEELHTTYTKWNEGRLQSFLVEITSKIFIQKDDVNLGKLGLLDQISDKAKQKGTGKWTSQNAMDLGIPVPSIDIAVSMREISALKLERTAADKLYDKPEVETIDKAELEKMAEEALYFAFIITYAQGLHQLADASKEYKYNLDIATIAKIWREGCIIRAGLLADITEAFQEDANLPNLLVSPNFVKKIQSTVGSARTLVAHAAKNGIPLPGLTNSLTYFDAYTSTRLPLNLIQAQRDYFGSHTYERLDQEGIFHTEWD encoded by the coding sequence ATGGAAGGAAAATATGATTTTGGATTGGTCGGTCTCGGAGTTATGGGACGCAATTTTATATTGAACGTTGCCGACAATGGTTTTTCGGCTTTTGGTCACGATCTCGATGCCGAAAAGGTAAAAGCCCTTAAGGAAGAAGGTGGGCACGAGGCAACGGTCAATGCATCTACAAGTATAAAGACCTTTGTACAGGCTTTAAAGCAACCTCGTAAGATTATGTTGTTGGTGCCTGCCGGTAAGATTGTAGATTCTGTAATCGAGAGTCTCTTGCCCCATATTGACAGAGGAGACATTATTATTGATGGAGGCAACTCGTTCTTCACAGATACCGACAGACGTGAAGAATATCTTCAAGAAAAGGCCATAAATTTCTTTGGCGCAGGTGTTTCCGGAGGTGCAAAGGGCGCCCGTTTGGGGCCTAGTATTATGCCGGGCGGTTCTAAATCTGCTTACGCCCACATAAAACCTATATTCGAAGCCGTTTCCGCTAAGTACAATGGTGAGCCCTGCGTGGCATACTTAGGCCCTAAATCATCGGGCAATTATGTGAAAATGGTACATAATGGTATCGAGTACGGACTCATGCAATTGACCTCGGAAATTTACGATCTTCTTAAAAAGGCCGGAGGATATACAAATGAAGAACTGCATACCACTTATACTAAATGGAACGAGGGTCGCTTACAATCGTTCTTGGTAGAGATTACCTCTAAAATATTTATTCAGAAGGATGACGTCAACTTAGGTAAACTTGGTTTATTAGATCAAATCTCTGACAAAGCCAAGCAAAAAGGTACTGGCAAATGGACAAGCCAGAACGCCATGGACCTCGGTATACCGGTGCCTTCAATAGATATCGCCGTTAGCATGCGTGAAATTTCGGCACTAAAGCTTGAGCGCACGGCCGCCGATAAACTTTATGACAAACCTGAAGTGGAAACTATTGATAAAGCAGAACTAGAAAAAATGGCCGAGGAGGCACTTTACTTTGCATTTATTATTACCTATGCGCAAGGTCTTCATCAATTAGCCGATGCTTCAAAGGAATATAAGTACAACCTAGATATCGCTACCATTGCCAAAATTTGGCGTGAAGGTTGTATTATTAGAGCAGGTCTTTTAGCCGATATTACCGAAGCTTTTCAAGAAGATGCCAACCTACCTAATTTGCTGGTATCACCAAATTTTGTGAAAAAAATTCAGAGTACTGTCGGTTCAGCAAGAACATTGGTAGCACACGCCGCAAAAAATGGTATTCCATTACCTGGGTTAACGAATTCACTAACCTATTTCGATGCGTATACCTCTACCCGATTGCCCTTGAATCTAATTCAGGCACAACGTGATTATTTTGGTTCGCACACCTATGAGCGATTAGACCAAGAAGGTATATTTCACACCGAATGGGATTAA
- a CDS encoding nucleolar protein 58, which translates to MNLRSLTIFSLLLGVVSFSSAQEEVKNDSILQIEQAEEQAKTLQAEIDKAEKEAKKAEKEAKKAEKARKKLEKAAKKREDLKDDIIDKKKDIAKRERKVNDLKEDMELDKIKGKLSPNDIDKIKNKIEKEKLKVIKDKEKLRKLELKLRKS; encoded by the coding sequence ATGAACTTACGTTCACTTACCATTTTTTCATTATTACTCGGAGTTGTTAGCTTTTCATCTGCCCAAGAAGAGGTGAAGAATGATTCTATTTTACAGATCGAGCAGGCAGAAGAACAAGCTAAGACGCTTCAAGCTGAAATTGATAAGGCGGAGAAGGAAGCCAAAAAAGCGGAAAAGGAAGCAAAGAAGGCAGAAAAGGCTAGAAAGAAGCTGGAAAAGGCAGCTAAAAAGAGAGAAGATTTAAAAGATGACATTATCGATAAGAAAAAGGATATTGCCAAGCGTGAACGCAAAGTCAATGACCTAAAAGAAGATATGGAGCTTGATAAAATCAAAGGAAAACTATCACCTAACGATATTGATAAAATCAAGAATAAGATTGAAAAGGAAAAGTTGAAAGTGATTAAAGACAAAGAGAAACTCAGAAAACTTGAACTTAAACTCAGAAAGAGTTAG
- a CDS encoding carbamoyl-phosphate synthase large subunit: MPKREDLKSILIIGSGPIIIGQACEFDYSGSQALRSLREDGIETILINSNPATIMTDPTMADHVYLKPLTTKSIVEILKEHPQIDAVLPTMGGQTALNLCIEADEKGIWEDFEVEIIGVDINAINITEDREKFRELMLKIGIGMAPQATATSFLKGKEIAQEFGFPLVIRASYTLGGAGASIVYKPEDFDELLSRGLEISPIHEVMIDKALMGWKEYELELLRDKNDNVVIICAIENMDPMGIHTGDSITVAPAMTLSDRTYQEMRDMAIHMMRSIGDFAGGCNVQFAVSPDDKEDIIAIEINPRVSRSSALASKATGYPIAKIASKLAIGYHLDELDNQITKSTSALFEPTLDYVIVKIPRWNFDKFEGSDRTLGLQMKSVGEVMGIGRSFQEALHKATQSLEIKRNGLGADGKGYKDYDQIIQKLTIPSWDRVFVIYDAIQLGIPLSRIHDITKIDMWFLKQYEELHLLEKEISTYTIATLTKDLMLEAKQKGFADRQIAHMLDCYESEVHKKRTQEMNINRVYKLVDTCAAEFKAMTPYYYSSFEEEIEKPDGTRYVENDSVVSDKKKIVVLGSGPNRIGQGIEFDYCCVHGVLAAAECGYETIMINCNPETVSTDFDTADKLYFEPVFWEHIYDIIRHENPEGVIVQLGGQTALKLAEKLSKYGIKIIGTSFESLDLAEDRGSFSDLLKENGIPYPQFGVAETADEALQLSNELNFPLLVRPSYVLGGQGMKIVINKEELEAHVVDLLRKIPNNKLLLDHYLDGAIEAEADAICDGEDVYIIGIMEHIEPCGIHSGDSNATLPPFNLGEFVMQQIKDHTKKIALALNTVGLINIQFAIKDDKVYIIEANPRASRTVPFIAKAYKEPYVNYATKVMLGAKKVKDFNFNPQLEGFAIKQPVFSFNKFPNVNKNLGPEMKSTGESILFIDSLKDDQFYDLYGRRKMYLSK, translated from the coding sequence ATGCCCAAAAGAGAAGACTTAAAATCGATATTGATAATAGGTTCAGGCCCCATAATTATAGGTCAGGCCTGCGAATTTGATTATTCAGGATCCCAAGCCCTGAGAAGTTTAAGAGAAGATGGTATAGAGACCATTTTGATCAATAGTAATCCGGCCACGATTATGACCGATCCAACTATGGCCGATCATGTTTACTTAAAACCGTTGACCACTAAATCGATTGTAGAAATCTTAAAGGAGCATCCGCAAATTGATGCCGTGCTACCGACCATGGGAGGTCAAACCGCTCTAAATCTTTGTATTGAAGCCGATGAAAAAGGTATTTGGGAAGATTTTGAGGTGGAAATTATTGGAGTAGATATCAATGCGATCAACATCACAGAAGATAGAGAGAAGTTTCGTGAATTGATGTTGAAGATAGGTATAGGTATGGCGCCCCAAGCTACAGCTACCTCATTTTTGAAGGGGAAGGAAATCGCTCAAGAATTCGGCTTTCCTTTGGTGATTAGGGCCTCATATACATTAGGTGGGGCAGGGGCTTCAATCGTATACAAACCGGAAGACTTTGATGAATTGCTGAGCCGAGGCTTAGAAATTTCACCGATACATGAAGTAATGATCGATAAGGCCTTGATGGGCTGGAAAGAATATGAACTGGAATTACTTCGTGATAAGAATGATAATGTTGTGATTATCTGTGCCATTGAAAATATGGACCCTATGGGTATTCATACCGGAGACTCCATCACCGTGGCACCTGCAATGACTCTTTCTGATAGAACCTACCAGGAAATGCGTGATATGGCAATTCATATGATGCGTAGTATCGGAGATTTCGCCGGTGGATGTAACGTTCAATTTGCGGTTAGCCCAGATGACAAAGAAGATATTATAGCTATTGAAATTAACCCAAGGGTATCACGATCATCTGCTTTGGCCTCAAAAGCCACTGGTTATCCTATTGCCAAAATAGCTTCAAAATTGGCTATCGGTTACCATTTAGATGAGCTTGATAATCAAATAACCAAGTCTACTTCGGCCTTGTTCGAACCTACTCTAGACTATGTTATCGTTAAAATTCCACGATGGAACTTTGATAAATTCGAAGGTTCCGATCGAACTTTAGGTCTGCAGATGAAGTCGGTAGGTGAGGTGATGGGCATTGGCCGTTCATTTCAGGAAGCTCTACATAAGGCGACCCAATCCTTAGAAATTAAGAGAAATGGTTTAGGAGCCGATGGAAAAGGGTATAAAGATTATGATCAAATTATTCAGAAACTGACCATACCAAGTTGGGATCGGGTTTTTGTAATTTACGATGCCATTCAATTGGGTATTCCGTTGAGCAGAATACACGATATTACAAAAATTGATATGTGGTTCTTAAAACAGTACGAAGAACTTCATTTGCTTGAGAAAGAGATTTCTACATATACTATAGCAACATTGACAAAAGATTTGATGCTCGAGGCCAAACAAAAAGGTTTTGCCGATCGTCAAATTGCCCATATGCTAGATTGTTACGAGAGCGAAGTACATAAAAAGCGTACTCAAGAAATGAATATCAATAGGGTCTATAAGTTAGTAGATACCTGTGCAGCCGAATTTAAGGCGATGACCCCTTATTACTATTCTAGTTTCGAAGAAGAAATTGAAAAACCTGATGGTACGAGGTATGTCGAGAACGATAGTGTGGTCAGCGACAAAAAGAAAATTGTAGTGCTAGGTTCTGGGCCCAACCGTATCGGTCAAGGTATCGAATTCGATTATTGTTGTGTACACGGGGTTCTTGCTGCTGCCGAATGCGGTTATGAGACCATTATGATCAACTGTAACCCAGAAACTGTTTCCACGGATTTTGATACAGCGGACAAACTTTATTTTGAACCGGTATTCTGGGAGCATATCTATGATATCATTCGTCACGAAAACCCGGAAGGTGTTATTGTACAGTTGGGGGGACAAACAGCTTTGAAACTTGCGGAAAAACTTTCGAAATACGGAATTAAAATTATTGGCACAAGCTTCGAGTCACTTGATTTAGCTGAAGACCGCGGTAGTTTCTCAGATCTATTGAAAGAAAACGGTATTCCTTACCCGCAGTTCGGGGTGGCTGAAACGGCCGACGAGGCTTTGCAGTTATCAAACGAACTTAATTTTCCGTTATTGGTGAGACCGTCGTATGTATTGGGAGGTCAAGGCATGAAAATCGTTATCAATAAAGAAGAACTTGAGGCTCATGTTGTTGACTTATTGCGGAAAATACCTAATAACAAATTGCTTTTAGATCATTATCTAGACGGGGCCATTGAAGCCGAAGCGGATGCGATTTGTGATGGTGAAGATGTGTATATAATAGGTATTATGGAGCATATCGAACCTTGTGGTATTCACTCCGGAGATTCTAATGCCACTTTGCCACCATTCAACCTTGGTGAGTTCGTGATGCAACAGATTAAAGACCACACCAAGAAAATTGCTTTGGCATTGAACACGGTCGGTTTAATCAATATTCAGTTTGCAATCAAGGATGATAAAGTGTACATCATTGAGGCAAACCCGAGAGCATCTAGAACGGTACCGTTCATCGCAAAAGCATACAAAGAACCTTATGTGAACTATGCCACTAAAGTGATGTTGGGTGCTAAAAAGGTTAAAGACTTTAACTTTAATCCACAGTTAGAAGGTTTTGCTATCAAACAACCGGTTTTCTCTTTCAACAAGTTTCCGAATGTGAACAAGAATCTTGGCCCTGAGATGAAGAGTACGGGTGAGAGTATTTTGTTTATCGATAGCTTAAAAGATGACCAGTTCTATGACCTTTACGGACGTAGAAAAATGTACTTGAGTAAGTAA
- a CDS encoding signal transduction histidine kinase, with translation MCKIKLLALLGFLCCSTIAIGQSDSIWPRDTLESFLNKSNAAYDLYQYKEAIEYASELVEKGKEYKQRDYEFLGYDLLGAIYAESDDSVQGKKYSEKALELAREIGEDSLIAWGALNLGILYSDNKNTLDLAIHYFEESIALNRKLKDFDEVYLTYINLIWTYLDNDEPHKAYKILKQAEALPVKEIDTLNKVYMDLLYGRYHLTQKNYRAAELKLKYIADLADAEDNTDLALEAYENLASLYKETYNFKQAYKNLDKYHDYKQRAYTLKKLEETEKARAKFELEQAHKDLEVALKEQKYSEELISKSRSLTSMLIFVVAILLISLLGIYIFYRTRKKYIENLQTKNKELNAAREKAEKLSKVKTKFLSTVSHELRTPLYGVIGISTLLKEDKNLEAYSDDLNSLKFSADYLLSLINDVLLLSKMDADSISLSRIPYELDILLQNIVRSFESTLQENGNQLHLNIDKEIPNHLVGDPIRLSQVLINLVGNAIKFTENGNIWLELKLLKSRKNNTFKTQFIIKDDGPGIPLDKQSAIFNEFTQIENNKRGHNGTGLGLTIVKKILKLYNSKIHLRSELGNGSEFSFELNLTVFDEKSAPKETIHKVLKTSYKEEALSLKRVLIVDDNRINQKVTQKTLEKYHIKSSLADDGSEAVSMCKTNHFDLVLMDINMPKMNGTEAARHIRKFNKDLPILALTAVELDENKTEILNSGINDIIHKPYNLSKFLEIILSYLSN, from the coding sequence ATGTGTAAAATTAAGCTGCTAGCTTTACTGGGTTTTCTCTGTTGTTCTACTATTGCTATTGGCCAAAGCGATTCGATTTGGCCACGTGATACGTTAGAATCGTTTCTAAACAAATCAAATGCGGCATACGACCTGTATCAATATAAAGAAGCCATTGAATATGCTTCAGAACTCGTCGAAAAGGGAAAAGAATACAAACAAAGAGATTATGAATTTCTGGGCTACGACCTTTTAGGTGCCATATACGCTGAATCAGATGATAGTGTTCAAGGAAAGAAATACTCTGAAAAAGCTCTTGAGCTTGCTAGAGAAATAGGCGAAGACAGCTTGATAGCTTGGGGAGCACTTAACCTGGGCATTCTATATTCTGATAACAAAAACACCCTAGACCTTGCTATTCATTATTTTGAGGAAAGCATAGCTCTTAATAGAAAACTAAAAGATTTTGACGAGGTTTACCTAACCTATATTAACTTAATATGGACCTACCTCGACAACGACGAACCTCATAAAGCGTATAAAATTCTTAAACAGGCCGAAGCTCTTCCCGTTAAAGAAATCGATACGCTGAACAAAGTTTATATGGATCTTCTATATGGACGATATCATCTAACCCAAAAAAATTATCGGGCCGCCGAGTTGAAGCTAAAATATATTGCCGACTTGGCCGATGCAGAAGATAACACCGATCTTGCCCTTGAAGCCTATGAAAATCTGGCTAGTCTCTATAAAGAAACCTACAACTTCAAGCAAGCTTATAAGAATCTTGACAAATATCACGATTATAAACAAAGAGCCTATACACTAAAAAAATTAGAGGAAACTGAGAAAGCAAGAGCCAAGTTTGAGTTGGAACAAGCTCACAAAGACTTAGAAGTAGCCTTAAAGGAACAGAAATATTCTGAAGAGCTTATTTCTAAATCGAGGTCACTGACGAGTATGCTTATTTTCGTTGTAGCCATTTTACTTATTTCACTCTTAGGTATTTACATATTTTACAGAACTAGAAAGAAATATATAGAAAACTTACAGACTAAGAATAAAGAACTTAATGCAGCACGAGAAAAGGCAGAAAAGCTTTCGAAGGTAAAGACCAAATTTTTATCGACTGTAAGTCATGAATTGAGAACCCCACTATATGGGGTAATTGGCATATCTACTTTATTGAAGGAGGACAAAAATTTAGAAGCGTATTCCGATGATTTGAATTCACTGAAATTTTCAGCAGATTATTTGCTTTCATTAATTAACGATGTGTTATTACTCAGTAAAATGGATGCTGATTCCATCAGCTTATCTAGAATCCCCTATGAATTAGACATTTTATTGCAAAATATAGTACGATCTTTTGAGTCTACACTTCAAGAAAACGGAAATCAACTACATTTAAATATCGATAAAGAAATACCTAATCATCTGGTGGGCGATCCTATTCGATTGTCTCAAGTGCTCATCAATTTAGTCGGTAATGCAATTAAATTTACAGAAAACGGAAATATATGGCTTGAATTAAAACTACTTAAAAGTCGTAAAAACAATACGTTTAAAACCCAGTTCATAATAAAAGATGACGGCCCTGGCATTCCCTTAGACAAACAGAGTGCCATCTTCAATGAGTTCACCCAAATAGAAAATAACAAGCGTGGTCATAATGGAACTGGTCTTGGTCTGACCATTGTGAAGAAAATATTAAAGTTATATAATAGTAAAATTCATTTGAGAAGTGAGCTTGGCAATGGTTCTGAGTTTAGTTTCGAATTGAATCTTACAGTTTTTGATGAAAAATCAGCGCCAAAAGAAACGATTCACAAAGTTTTAAAAACCAGTTATAAAGAGGAGGCCTTAAGTTTAAAACGAGTTCTAATAGTTGACGATAATAGAATCAATCAAAAAGTTACCCAAAAAACACTCGAAAAGTACCATATAAAATCAAGTCTTGCAGATGATGGTTCAGAAGCTGTTTCAATGTGTAAAACAAACCACTTTGATTTGGTATTGATGGACATTAACATGCCCAAAATGAATGGAACAGAAGCGGCACGCCATATTCGAAAATTCAATAAAGATTTACCGATATTAGCTTTAACAGCGGTAGAACTTGATGAAAACAAGACTGAAATTTTAAACTCGGGAATAAATGATATTATTCACAAACCCTATAATCTTTCAAAATTTCTAGAAATTATCTTGAGTTATCTTTCCAATTAG
- a CDS encoding serine/threonine-protein kinase HipA: protein MRQAEVFYKKAAAGLLTQLGDGSFIFRYHDQWFESKNTPAISLTLPKGKQEYHSEYLFPFYYNMLPEGSNKQNICFELRIDPKDNFGLLLTTAKYDTIGAIQVKEIKTL from the coding sequence ATGAGACAGGCCGAAGTTTTTTATAAAAAAGCCGCTGCAGGTTTGTTAACGCAACTAGGTGATGGCAGCTTTATCTTCCGTTACCATGACCAATGGTTTGAATCGAAGAACACCCCAGCAATTAGTCTTACACTGCCTAAAGGTAAACAAGAATATCACTCAGAATATCTATTCCCTTTTTATTACAACATGCTACCTGAGGGTTCGAACAAACAAAATATTTGTTTTGAGTTACGCATAGACCCGAAAGACAATTTTGGTCTATTACTGACTACAGCAAAATATGATACCATTGGGGCTATTCAGGTTAAAGAAATAAAAACACTATGA
- a CDS encoding tRNA modification GTPase trmE, translating to MISNDTIIALATPSGAGAIAVIRVSGLAAIQLVAPLFKSAFGKNLNYQPTHSIRLGHIIDGGKILDEVLVSVFKGPNSYTGEDVVEISCHGSPYIQQQIIQLFLRNGCRTAEPGEFTLRAFLNGKMDLSQAEAVADLISSDNAASHEIAIQQMRGGFSNEIKELRTELLNFASLIELELDFSEEDVEFADRTQFKELLVRIREVLRRLIDSFAVGNVIKNGIPVAIVGEPNVGKSTLLNALLNEERALVSDIAGTTRDTIEDEIAIGGIGFRFIDTAGIRETEDVVEGMGIQRTYEKIEKSQVTLYLIDSLAVLQSKERSEALLQSLEKVKIMYPHKPVVVIANKIDRLEIDQKLTLTNFLEEIEDITIQILSGKTKEGVEELKEVLLSFVNTGALRNNETIVTNTRHYSSLVRALEEIEKIQLGMDENLPSDLLSIDVREALYHLGEITGQVTNDELLGNIFANFCIGK from the coding sequence ATGATTTCAAATGATACCATAATCGCCTTAGCCACACCTTCAGGTGCCGGTGCAATCGCCGTAATTAGAGTTTCCGGATTGGCTGCTATTCAATTGGTAGCACCACTTTTTAAATCTGCTTTCGGTAAAAATTTGAACTATCAGCCCACTCACAGCATTCGGTTAGGGCACATTATTGATGGCGGGAAGATTTTAGATGAAGTATTAGTGTCCGTTTTTAAAGGTCCGAATTCGTACACTGGTGAAGATGTAGTTGAAATTTCTTGTCATGGTTCTCCCTATATTCAACAGCAAATTATTCAGCTTTTTCTTAGAAATGGCTGCCGAACGGCCGAACCTGGAGAATTTACCCTTCGAGCTTTTCTGAATGGGAAGATGGACCTAAGCCAAGCGGAAGCTGTTGCCGATTTAATTTCTAGTGATAATGCCGCCTCGCATGAAATAGCAATACAGCAGATGCGCGGAGGGTTTAGTAATGAGATAAAAGAACTACGAACCGAACTCTTGAACTTTGCTTCGTTGATTGAATTGGAACTTGATTTTTCGGAAGAAGACGTTGAGTTTGCCGACCGAACTCAATTTAAAGAATTGCTAGTAAGAATCAGGGAAGTTCTGAGACGTCTTATCGATTCATTTGCCGTTGGTAATGTGATAAAAAACGGAATTCCCGTTGCCATCGTAGGTGAGCCCAACGTGGGAAAATCTACTCTTTTGAATGCCCTCTTAAACGAGGAAAGAGCTTTGGTATCGGATATTGCCGGAACCACGAGAGACACCATAGAAGATGAAATTGCCATTGGTGGTATCGGATTTCGATTCATAGACACGGCAGGCATACGTGAAACCGAAGATGTCGTTGAAGGTATGGGCATTCAACGAACCTATGAGAAAATCGAAAAATCACAGGTTACCCTTTATTTAATAGACTCTTTGGCCGTTCTTCAATCTAAAGAACGTAGTGAGGCCTTATTGCAATCATTAGAAAAGGTTAAAATTATGTACCCTCATAAACCGGTAGTGGTGATAGCAAATAAAATAGATCGTTTAGAGATTGATCAAAAACTTACTTTAACCAATTTTCTTGAGGAAATCGAAGATATTACCATTCAAATACTTTCTGGCAAAACAAAAGAAGGTGTCGAAGAACTTAAGGAAGTTCTTCTCAGTTTTGTGAATACGGGCGCTTTGCGCAACAATGAAACTATTGTGACTAATACCCGACACTATAGTTCTTTAGTTAGGGCTCTTGAAGAAATTGAAAAAATTCAGTTGGGTATGGACGAAAACTTGCCTAGCGACTTGCTGTCAATTGATGTTCGTGAAGCGCTATACCATTTGGGAGAAATCACTGGGCAAGTGACAAATGATGAGTTATTGGGGAACATTTTTGCCAATTTTTGTATCGGCAAATAG
- a CDS encoding helix-turn-helix protein, whose protein sequence is MHFKSLIQSIKERREMLQVTQEMLADLSGVGLRTLKQFESGRGNPTAETLNKLGSALGMELTFKIIKTETSE, encoded by the coding sequence ATGCACTTTAAAAGCCTAATACAGAGTATTAAAGAACGGAGAGAAATGCTTCAGGTTACCCAAGAAATGTTAGCAGACCTTTCTGGTGTTGGCCTGCGTACCCTTAAACAGTTTGAAAGTGGTAGAGGCAATCCTACTGCAGAAACCTTAAATAAACTAGGGAGTGCCTTGGGTATGGAGCTTACTTTTAAAATTATAAAAACAGAAACTAGCGAATGA